A region of Drosophila suzukii chromosome 2L, CBGP_Dsuzu_IsoJpt1.0, whole genome shotgun sequence DNA encodes the following proteins:
- the mid gene encoding T-box protein H15: MLVGSHPYLCNGVVPAAPANTAPNASAQTTTTTASKSAAGSATDFSIAAIMAREDASSRESSIRSASPISVEDEVDVDVVDCSDAEEPPTKARRLNHHQHHHHSHHNHNNNNNNNNVAHKSRNSGGAVAQTASAESQLNTSSTSSQGRCSTPPQSPGTEDSEERLTPEPVQKAPKIVGSCNCDELKPVQCHLETKELWDRFHDLGTEMIITKTGRRMFPTVRVSFSGPLRQIQPADRYAVLMDIIPMDSKRYRYAYHRSAWLVAGKADPAPPARLYAHPDSPFSCEALRKQVISFEKVKLTNNEMDKNGQIVLNSMHRYQPRIHLVRLSHGQSIPSNPKELHDLDHKTYVFPETVFTAVTAYQNQLITKLKIDSNPFAKGFRDSSRLTDFDRDPMEALLLEQQLRSPLRLFPDPLMQQFAAQGDPSSMALFEKARQHLQMFGGNSPYAQLMMPQMYQAAAAAAGPPPPPPGLGAFHMFQQQWPQLTAGFLASANQQAAAAQAAAQAQAQAQAAAAAAAMAANRTPPPPPTASTPSSTSSGSPSPDMRPRQYQRFSPYQLPGGQGQGQGQGPPSSAAGSPPAVHASRSPAH; the protein is encoded by the exons ATGCTGGTTGGTTCGCATCCGTATTTGTGCAACGGCGTTGTGCCCGCTGCCCCCGCAAATACCGCTCCGAATGCCAGtgcacaaacaacaacaaccaccgCCAGCAAAAGTGCCGCCGGCTCAGCGACGGACTTCTCCATCGCCGCCATCATGGCCCGCGAAGATGCCTCCAGTCGGGAGTCCTCCATCCGCAGTGCAA GTCCCATTTCGGTGGAGGATGAGGTTGACGTTGATGTGGTCGACTGCAGCGATGCCGAGGAGCCGCCGACCAAGGCGCGACGTTTGAACCACCATCAGCACCACCATCACAGCCaccacaaccacaacaacaacaataacaacaacaatgtgGCACACAAGAGTCGCAACAGCGGTGGCGCCGTGGCACAAACAGCTTCCGCCGAATCGCAGCTAAACACCAGCTCCACCAGCAGCCAAGGACGCTGCTCCACACCGCCCCAATCCCCGGGAACGGAGGACAGTGAGGAGCGTCTGACACCCGAACCGGTGCAGAAGGCCCCAAAAATCGTTGGCTCCTGCAATTGCGACGAGCTGAAGCCGGTGCAGTGCCACCTGGAGACCAAAGAGCTGTGGGATCGCTTTCACGATCTCGGCACCGAGATGATCATCACCAAAACGGGCAG ACGCATGTTCCCCACTGTGCGCGTGAGTTTCTCGGGTCCGCTGAGGCAAATCCAGCCCGCCGATCGCTACGCCGTCCTTATGGACATCATCCCCATGGACTCGAAGCGGTATCGGTACGCCTACCACCGGTCCGCTTGGCTGGTGGCCGGCAAGGCCGACCCCGCCCCCCCAGCCCGCCTCTACGCCCATCCCGACAGTCCCTTCAGCTGCGAGGCGCTGCGCAAACAAGTTATCTCCTTCGAGAAGGTGAAGCTGACTaataacgaaatggataagAACGGACAG ATCGTTTTGAACTCGATGCACCGCTACCAGCCCAGGATCCACTTGGTGCGTTTGAGCCATGGCCAGAGCATTCCGTCGAACCCCAAGGAACTGCACGACTTGGACCACAAGACCTACGTGTTCCCCGAAACGGTCTTCACGGCGGTGACGGCCTACCAGAACCAGCTGATCACCAAGCTGAAGATCGACTCGAATCCGTTCGCCAAGGGATTCCGCGACTCCTCCCGCCTCACCGACTTCGATCGCGATCCCATGGAGGCCCTGCTCCTGGAGCAGCAGCTCCGCTCGCCCCTGCGTCTCTTTCCCGATCCGCTGATGCAACAGTTTGCCGCCCAGGGGGATCCCTCTTCGATGGCGCTTTTTGAGAAGGCGCGCCAGCACCTGCAGATGTTTGGGGGCAACTCCCCGTATGCCCAGCTGATGATGCCACAAATGTATcaagcggcggcggcggcagcgggaccacctcctcctcctcctggaTTGGGGGCATTCCACATGTTCCAGCAGCAGTGGCCGCAACTTACCGCCGGCTTTTTGGCCAGCGCCAATCAGCAGGCCGCCGCCGCCCAAGCCGCCGCTCAGGCTCAAGCGCAGGCGCAGGCGGCCGCGGCGGCAGCAGCGATGGCCGCCAACCGGACGCCCCCGCCCCCGCCCACCGCATCGACGCCCTCGTCGACGTCATCGGGATCGCCGTCGCCCGACATGCGACCGCGTCAGTATCAGCGCTTCAGTCCCTACCAACTGCCCGGCGGTCAGGGGCAGGGGCAGGGTCAGGGGCCACCGTCCTCGGCCGCCGGCTCCCCGCCAGCGGTCCATGCCTCCCGCAGCCCCGCCCACTAA